The following is a genomic window from Miscanthus floridulus cultivar M001 chromosome 14, ASM1932011v1, whole genome shotgun sequence.
AGTTGAGACATGCTAGTTTTGCTCAGTGCTGTTGTTTTTCCTTTTCAATATccttcctccatcccaaaatatttCAACTTACAAATTTCATCTTAACACATAGTTGACCTTCTCACTTCCTAATACAACTTTCTCCCCTCCCAATAcatctttttattttttccaaTTCATTtctatttctctctctctctcaccacaTCTTTTTACTCATTCTAAATTATTGGGTCAGTCTTAGTAGTGAGTTTTATAGTGTTGTTACCAAGATTGACACATTGATTTTTATGTTGGTAACTGTAAcaatatgtttcatctggatgaagCCTTAGGCCCTCCACAGCGTATCGCTTAAGTGAAGCTAAAAGGAGAGAGAGATTGCTAGAGCATCACTTACCACGCTGCAACAACCGATGCCAGCTTTTGTAAAAGGAGGAGCGGCGCAACTATAGGCGCCGGTGCCATctcttaaaaaaaatacttttgtACTGTCCTTCTCGACGACGCAgcctaggccatgtttagttcccccattttctagaatttggcactatgcaaaaagaagattccccgtcacatcaaatttgcgatacatgcatggagtactaaatgttgacgaaataaaaaactaattgcacagtttggttgtactctacgagacgaacgttttgagcctaattagtcaacgattggacaattattaccaaataaaaacaaaacgctacagtgcaTGAACAGTGTCACCGAATCCGGCGGCGCCGAATCGGCCTCCAACTAAACACGGCCCTATAGGGTCAACGCAAGGCTTGTTGATTTGACTACTGCACTGTACTGCGAGTGACGCTTGCACGCTGTAGGACTCAGAGAGTGACGCTGGTTTTTTTATGGTGGGCTTCAGTTTTTTTTAGGCTTCACTTCCACACTGCAGAAGGCcttagggcacgtacaacggACGCCGGAGTGCCGTCTACAAcggaggccccgttcgctggtctgaattttggctgaaactggttgaaaaacactgtttcggctgaattattgtgagagaaaaacactgttccgactgaaaaaacaagccgaacaagtcaAATTTAAGACAAGCAAATAGGGCCTATATTTGGAAACAACACCCTCTCCGACGGCATTGAATGAAGCAAGAGAGTGAAGCTAGCGTCTCGTGAGGCGACGGCAGTGGCGCGTGCTCCGAGGGACGTTTTCTCCACGCGGCGCGCGCGGGGATCCAGCTGTGGCCAAACCTGGCGCAAGTTCCTCCTGCTCGGCGCACGCGACTTCGTTCTCCGCTGCTGTGTGCTCGCTCTGTCGTGCTGTGTAATGGACGAGCAAGGCCACACCCATGTCACCTTGCCGTTTTCctatagaaaaataaaagaagaaaCACATATGTAATACAATTATATGTACCCTATGCAACTAACAGACGTGAACCATCCATCTCTTGATGCTATATTTGATTTATGGGGTAGAAGACATATGTTGTATTTGATTTATAAAATATATTGTATTACATTATATATACAATATATATGATTTACTTTGAAGtatttgttttgtttcaattagcAACATAATGGTATATATAAACGATATTCATGATTAATCATGTCTACATATAAGCATTAAACGATTTATAGACAGCTAAATAAATAGTAGTTGTCTGTGGGTTGTACGAGCTGTCTGTTTAACCGTCTGCATTGTAAATCCGAAGAACTACAGCAGTTGTCTCtctgctgtacatgtccttatgAAACTTTCTCTATCCTTTTCTTCATAAACCTGCCAGATGTGTCCTAGTATTCAATGCAAATAAAaccttaagggcctgtttggaacgcaggaatttcacaggaattacGCAGAAATTTTACAGGAATCAGTTCATTTTCACAGGAAAAAGTATAGGAACGAAAAAAAACCGCATTCCCAACAGGGCCTAATTAAGATTGCCGTCCACGTTAAATATTTTGGGACGGAGCGCTGACCGAGACTGCCGTCCACGTTAAATATTTTGGGACGGAGTGCTGACAGAGACGGTCTCTTTTCGAGGCGGGTACTGGAATCCGGCTCCACTGCGTGGGGAAAGTGGAAAAAGAAAACGTAGCTGAGGCAGGAGTAGACCGCATTCCCAGGCCAGGTCGTGCCCCGGGAAATCTGATAATTTGCCGGCCCCGGCCGGTACCGCCGGCGTATGACTTCGCACGATAAGCCCGGGTGCTGGTTCATCGCGAGAGTAGCTGATAAgttggctgaaaccaataagtgAACATGCTTTCTGTttgttggttggtttttgggttgataagttcggctggtgctggtttgttgtgacagaaaaatactgtatcatggctgataagtcctggctgaaaccaacaagcgaaccgATTATCAGCCTGTTCACTGGTTGATTTCAGCCCGactagtgctggtttgttgtgagaaaaaaatactataccGTGACTGACTAAGCTCCGTGACTCCATCTGTCTCCTGTAGCTCAAGGGTTCCATTAATCCATTGGGCAGGCTATGCCGCAGGCGCATAGCGAATAGTAATAAGAAGTCAGTAGCTCCGCAGACGGAACTTGGCAACACTTCCGCGCTTCTCTAGTGCTACACGCTTGGCAGGTTCGATCCATAATCTTACAGCGGATTGAGGATTCATCGTATATTTTTCCATCAAATCTCTACACTGATCTGCACTGCATCTGATCAGATGCATACACATGTTTGCTTGCACTTGCAGGAACACTGATTGCCTGATTGATAACGACAGCTAGCGTAAGAGGACGAGGAGTAGGTCAAGCTACAGGTAATATGCAGAGAGGATGCTGCTTTTCTGTTCGTACCAGTTTATCGTCTGTTCCatcctcttaatgaaacacgttTTAATGCATTGTCGCTAAAAAAAAATGCATATTATGTTGGGTATGCTCATCGAAGGTTCGTCATATCAGGAGAAAACAACATCGAGAGCAAGTCACAGAGCACGAGCAAGACAATGGAACCAGAGGATCTAACGTTCCAGCTATTGCAAGAAATTACAGATGATTTCTCTGAGGAGAGACGAATTGGTGCAGGATCATATGGAGATGTTTACAAGGTCAGACTTGAGAATGCATGGTCTTTTTACATACTGTGGTGCATTGCTTCAGAACAATATATCTATACGACATGATGCTAGTGTTACTGCAAATGCAAAGTAGGCAACCAGCTGACATAAAAACTTATTGCTGTGTGCCTAGCTGCCCCAGGCTCCAAGCCACATTCTGATGTGGTTATAAGTTGTAGTTAGAAAAGGTCAATTTGCGTTATTGGGTACTAACGGAACATCTTTAACAGGGAGTGACTAAAAATGGGGAGGATGTTGCTGTGAAGATGCTTGAAGAAAATCTACAACTTGATGATCAGCAGTTTGCAAACGAGTTTCGTAACCTCAAGATGCTTAAGCATCAAAACATTGTACAGATTCTTGGCTACTGCTATGAAACAAGGAAAACACCTACAAAGCACAATGGAAAGACGGTGCTCGCTGAAAAGACAGACAGAGGCCTCTGCTTCGAGTATTTGCACAATGGGAGCCTGGAAAACCATCTTTGTGGTATGGTTATGCTCATTTTACCACGTCTTTGAAGAAAGCCTTTCTGTATATTAGCAATTGATTGATCGATTCATAATCACCTCGTTTGCTACCACAGATGAGTTTCATGGATTTGATTGGCACACTAGGTACAAAATTATTAAGGGGACTTGTGAAGGTTTGAAACATATTCATGAGGAGCCGGCGGAACCTCTTTACCACTTGGACCTAAAACCTGAAAATATATTGCTAGATAAGAACATGGTGCCAGACCACACGAAGTCCTGTAGGAACACTGTAAGTTGAATGCCTGATTTGGACATATCTTATTTCTAATACATCGAAAGTGACTTGTGAATTACTGATCTCATTTGTATGTGATGCAAGTGCAGTGGATACCAGCCACCAGAATACATCGAGAGAGGTGAAATTTCAAAACGGTTTGACATATACAGCTTAGGTGTCATGATGATAAAGATAGTGGCAGGACCTGAGGGCTACTCCAACTGTGCATACATGCAAAACGATGGTTTTATTGATCTGGTGAGAAatgatatttgttttttttttgttattaacAGTATCGATTCAGTAAATAAACCAAATTAAAAGCATGGAAATATGCTGCAACTGAATTGATTGATTGATGGAGGGAGATTATATatatagagttaaatgcaccagaggtccattaacttgtgaggaggtttcggttaggtccatcaacttcaaAAGTAGCTTtttaggtccataaactttgtatgccgtatcacttaggtccatatccCGCCACGCGGGCTTCTCATGCTGATGTGGCCTGCTGACATATCCTTCTGGGTCCAGGTGGACGCCGCACACacgcatgcatgtgcatgcatggGTGGCGTGCTCTTCTATGCCCCGAGCTGTTGACTATGTGGTACGGCGAGAGCAAGTCCAACGTCCGCGACCCCGACGACCTCTCGTGGCGTCACGTCGCGTACACCAGCCACGCCAGCGACGACACGCCGTAGCCACTGTGCACGCCGCCTAGAGACTGCAGAATCGCGGTCACTCCGGTCTTGACGACGACTGGCACCCACGGCCGGCCGAAGAGCGCGACGGCGAGCCAGAACACGACCCGGAGCACCGCCTCGGAGCGGCACAGCGTCAGCGCCAGTATGTTGCCCATGGCGAAGCCGGCGGCATGCGCCCTGACGTAAGGAAAGTGTCCCGTCGCGGCGAGCACGAGGCCCACCGCATTCAGCGCGACGCACAGGACGAAGAGGCGCTTGTACACGGTGAACAAGCCCTGGTCGAGCAGTATGACACCCAGCCTCGAGCGCGCGGACGATGTCGCCGGCTTCGCCGGCGCCGGAGCGTTCGCCTTCTTTCTCGGTTGCACGTCATCGACAGCCACAGCTCACGCGGCGATGGCCATCTCCACGTCGGCACTGTTGACGACGGGCTCATCGTCCGCGTCCTCGTCATCGAGATCGAGGTCGCAGAAGTGGCTGCTCATCCGCTTCTTCTCCACTAGCAAGCGCTCCGCTTCCTGCTTTCGTCTTCTTGGCGGTGGTGTTGAAGCACGTGTCGAACCCTCCAGCGAGGACACAGGCGCACCGACGCGGCGCCGGACCTCGTCCCGCACGGCCACGTACGCCGGCGCCACCAGCCGGGTGAACATGGTGCCGGAGTCCAGCACGGTGCCCGCACCCGTCGCCGGGTCGAACGCCAGCGCCGGCGCCGACGACGATCTGGCGCGCGATGGCGATGATGTACATGGAGCGTCTTCCGGAAGTGTGGATCGGGTGCAGCACGCTCAGCTGCCGGTTCGCCGCGATCACGATCGGCGCCTCCATTGATGCGTGCGTGTTGAGCCTACACCACGGACATACACACATGTTGACCTCGTCTTGTTTGTACCAGGACCGTGTAGGAATCGATGGACGACCCACGTAGGAGAGAAGACTCCCTGAATGAAAGTGTACTTACCAGTGGGTGACGAAGTTGTTCTCGACGGTGTCGTTGGCGGCGGCGTGGGCCTTGGCCAGCTCCCATGCCGAGAACCTCCCGGCCGTGACCGTGATGTCCCCGCTGTCCGGTGGAGTGTACACCGTGCTGACCGCGCCAAGCTGCCCTTCTCCGGGTGCGGCGAGCTGAGCTCGATCGCGAGCGGTTTGAGCATCGAGTCGTCGCGGTTCAGGAACAGGAGCGTTCTGGCGGCGTACACCTTCCTTTGTgacgcctcggccttctcctcgtCGCCTGGGAGCTCGTTGATGCGCTTCAGGTATGGCATCACCCAGTCGTGGTGGTCCACGACGTACAGCCTCCTCTCCTCCACGGCCTGCATGCATGGTCATACATACACGCATGAAACCACTATCTTCTTCAGGCATGGTCTCTGCTTATCTTGCTGTCCATTGTGTATATACCTGCTGCACCGTCATGCCAACCATGTTCTTCTCAACATGATCCTTGGTTATCTTGCTGTCCTGGTGGCCGAACACTCCGCGGTCAAGCTCGCTCGTCAGCGGGAACCTTGTGACGAGCTTGATGCACACCGGGTTCGCCCCGGCGATCATCTGCCGCGCGAACTCCTCGTCCTTCCGCCAGTGTGTCGGGTTCACTGCACCAGACGAACAAACAATTTTTTTCCTTCCCTTTGAGCACATTCGCGAATGACACCATGCATCGTTGCAAACGATGATCGATCGCAGCACGGACCTGAGATGACCTAGGGCACGACGGGGAACGGCGTGCCGCTGTTGATGATCCCCTTGGCCTCCGGGAGCCGGCCAACGTCGTCGAGGCCGAAGAGACGGTAGACATCCGCGAGCGAGCTGAAGTGCCCGCCCAGCGGCGGAAGCGTCGGCGAAGTTCTGCAGCAGCAGCTTGCCTCCGACCTGCACGCTCGTCGACGAGGCTCCCAGCGCCAAGTCGGCAACGGCACGGGGACTGGGCTGGCCCGACGCGAGGCTGCTAGGTGCGCGCGCCCtgctgccgccaccgccaccgctacCGGCAAAGCGCACGCGGAGGCCGAGGTCGCGAGGGCCGTTGCCGAGGCCGTCAATGAcaccgcggcggcggccgcggccgtgtTAATCGAGGTCGGCGCGGTCGCTGATGATGCCGCGGCGGCGTTGGCGTCGCCGGCCTCGGCTTCGCCCAAGAAGAGCCGGCAGCCGCCGCTGTCCAGGAGCAGGAGGACGCGACTCCACCGACGCCCGGCAGGAACGTGGCCTTCTACGACAGCCTGGTGCACGTGGCCTGCAGCGCGTAAGGCGAGCTGGTGCACTTGCATGGCCTGCATGGCGCAGTGCATCCGATGTTCGGCGCCGAGGCAGTGGCGAGCTGGTGCACTTGCATGGACTGCATgactgtaaggaaaatagaccctaagctcatttactttgtattttggtgtttgatgaccaacacaaccaaatttgactaatgaatttgcaagtgtttgttttgtagtccaacagggtgcaagacgtgatttGGACGaaagcgacgtgatgatccgatgatcaacatcttaagcaagaccttaggagcacaagaaaagacccaagatatcaagcaaagtccaagcattaaGATAGGaatcaagccgtacgcaagatcatgaagaaacgagctcgcagatgcgaccggacgctgaaagcgcgaccggacgctggaccggtggctcggcagacaggcgaccagacgcgaggaccggacgctggcggcaaccgaccggacgcaggaacacagcgtccgatcgagtacagaaaggttccagagcggcatatctgcgaccggacgcgtccggtgtcaggcgaccggacgctggacagcgccCGATCGGtacattgccggctcaacggtcgggacgaccggacgtatccggtcaggacgattcagcgtccggtcagtagcagtttcgcgggaatacgaccccaacggctactttcttggtggggcttataaatataacccccaaccggccatttgagtatagtggagctaaggaaacataccaagggtgttgatacaccattttagtgatctccacttgcatagtgcttagtgtttcatcaggtgattagcgtaggtgcttttgcgaagtgcttaggtttattagaccatcgcttatgcgcttgctctaggtgtatgcctagtgtttagtgaggtttgcatacctcttgccaccccgtgcttgcgagcacaagagttgtacatcggaggggctttaagtcttgcgagatcgcaccaaccgcgtttgtggtgcggccgccaccgtgtactgaagggaacaaggcccgcggcgtttcggccgaaagcttgatagtgaagacggcggggagcatccgggagaggcttgccggaaggcacgtcggagacccacttgcgcgtggggaaggcccgaggctatccacggagttacccgaccgggagtttggcccttgcgagggattccttgcgaggggctccaacgaggactagggggaagcttgtgcgcttctcgatacctcggtaaaaataccggagtcgtcgacgggagtttgcatatctctacctcgctctttagcttccgcatttacattgattacttcactacgtttgcggtagagatagcaacacactagctaaaccatagttgcacatttagatagtttatcttttgcataggttttgttagggttagaaaaagaggccatagtttagagttagaatttttaagttgcctaattcaccccccctcttaggcgtcacggtcccttcaattggtatcggagccggttggctcatatctggacccttggcttaaccgccattgagtcgacactattgtagagtggttgggatggataccgctaggcctctacaatttgacggcactaacttcccatactataaagctagaatggcttgccaccttgaggcggttgatttaggtgtatggagagtcactcgtgacgggataaaacccattaagaatcccgaaaagcccacaaagagtgatgaaaaagaaatgcatttcaatgctagagctaagaattgcttgtttgaatcttttagcatggatgtgtttaaccaagtgttcactttaaatacggcacatgaaatttggttaaaactccaagagctccatgacggcacaagcaatgtccgtgagcaaaaacattgtctagcaaagcaaaactataattcctttactatgaatgatgatgagcttgttcgtgatatgtattctcgtttgaatctaattatcaatgagctccattctataggattattaaagctagatgatgcggacatcgtgaggaagatcatctctgtgctaccataaaagaaatatgcaagcatcatcaccatccttcacaacatggaggacttaagcaatatgaccccgggcatagctattggcaagttagtggcatttgaaatgtcacgtaagatggggcaagaagaagcttcttcatcaagcaaaggcaaagctctcgtttgtagcgagaagaaaaagatgaagggcaaaaaagttgagtcaagctcaagctcaagctcctcaagtgaagaagaagaaaatgaggatgatgatgatgaacaaggatcaagtgatgatgatcaatcttcctcctccacctccgaccttgatgaagaatcaatcaaacttatcaaaaaggtgaagaagatgatcataaggctcaatgtcaagggtgtgcccatccaaattcaagacctcctTTTCACTAATAAAAgagatgagcaaagaaagaaaggatgctatggatgcggcgagttggggcactttgtagaagtttgtccaaacaagcccacacccaagacaaagaagaaggcgtgcaagaacaaagccctcacatcaataaggtcatgggatgattcctcaagtgaagaagatcatcacaagaggcgagggcgtaaGCACTCATcgtcaagctcttctcgtgtatgccttatggcatgaggtaatgaaagctcatcctctagtgagagcgatagtgatgatgatttgccttcttataatataattgtgcaacaaaatcttaaatatgctaaagtttgcactagtcaacaaaagaagctcaaaaatttaaaagaagagctaggtagttcacaagaaacatacaaaaatttgcttgaacaatatgaaaactttacaaatctcaatgttgaactatctactaaaattgagtaaCTTaatgctagtgcaacaacaaatgcatgcacaatcaataatgagcaacttttaaagaaaaatgaaaaattaaaagaaaagttagctagctcacaagaagcatataatagtttgcttgctaaaatgaaaaccatgtgcaaacattgtgatgagctaacaaataaagttgctaatcttgaagccgttagcacaaaccccaccaaggcatctacaaagaaaagctctatctttaacatgtcaaaaaaggatgcctctacttcttgtaatgatttatgtctagactcacctttgtgcaaccaagtttgtgttgagaagcaagaagtagctcgcctcaccaaggacttgactcaagtgaaaggcaaggcgaagcaaacccaacttcatcaagataacaccgtcaagggagtgaagaagcttgatgaaggacaaaccgtgatttgttatgtgtgccacaagaaaggtcacaagtcctatgagtgcaaggtgaagaatgcgggaggagcaaagaagaaggagaaaacgcaaacaagcaagctctccaacacctacaccaacaaggtggacaagaaggcctccacaccttatctcttgaagaagaagaaaaatgacaaggtggtggccatcaaggtgaacaagtaagccatcaatggggtcaaacgcttttgggtgccaaaagaaatcatttctaacatgaagagcaccaagaaggtttggatcccgaaagggaagtgagaagtccatcggaattcggggaatttggagacttgacaaagtgtgggtgcatttcatggggtgcatcatgatggacaaaatcattgccaagtgggttagtgaatattataaacccaaattccccttcccatgttaggtaactagatgttattacttttcaattggtacatcttgcaattagatttttctacaattggtatctttaagcatctagttactcttcatgcctaggtttgcatttgcatgcttatatcttttgtcatgcatacactaggtatttcatatggtagacTTGCTCGGttacattcttattccttggagcaatcctacatggtttaaaattatttaggagcacggcacatagcttgtcttactattgctcatctaatatgtgccaaagtccaaattgtagataatctctcccgaatatctaatttgaaaatgattctcacattcatgagatgtcctctttcaagtggtattttttattctaaaatcaatgtgcatgatttctacaaagtattctacatttgtgtgtacatatttagggggagtatttctacaacttggatgctttgagactaacactttttcaaatggtatcaattttttcaaacttatcacatgtgtagtagtctcattgtaaggaaattggagtccccggagttaagcatcattcttcaattggcatcatcatgttgatttcatttcatatttatatgctttctccatgcattatatagattaaactctcttgtgcaataaattgctaattatgcatatgctttgctttctaccatatgtatgtatacatttagggggagcttagtctatataatgtgagagtcaaattttgtgatctatttcattatatacacaaaggatcacgaaatttgactctcccttgtgctactaatgtcttctttttcggtgtttgatgccaaagggggagaatttaaaggaccaaaggcaagcatcaagttgatgtctacaagtggtaatggtccaagaaagggaggaaagtggattatggattagactaagtaatggtaaaatttgtaggaatccataatgacacatagggacttttgtaagggcaagatggtctgcaattggtatctaagtaggattttctagcatcatataaccttgccctttgcattgcatcctagcaagtaggtagtttttaaatttcaaaatctctatcatttgcttgctttggtcgtgttgtcatcaatcaccaaaaaggaggagattgtaaggaaaattgaccgtaagcccatttactttggattttggtgtttgatgaccaacacaaccaaatttgactaatgaatttgtaagtgtttgttttgtagtccaacagggtgcaagacgtgacttgaacgaaagtgacgtgatgattcgatgatcaacatcttaagcaagaccttaggagtacaaaaaaagacccaagatatcaagcaaagtccaagcattaagataggaaccaagccgtacgcaagataacgaagaaacgagctcgcagatgtgaccggacgcaaggaccagacgctggaagcacgaccggacgctggaccggtggctcggcagacaggcgaccggatgcgaggaccgaacgctggcggcaaccaaccggacgcaggaacgcagcgtccgatcgagtacagaaaggttccagagcgacatatctgcgactggacgctggacaacGCCCGATCAGtacattgccggctcaacggtcgggacgaccggacgcgtctggtcaggacgattcagcgtccggtcagtagcagtttcgcgggaatacgaccccaacggctactttctcggtggggcttataaatacaacccccaaccggccatttgagtatagtggagctgaggaaacataccatgggtgttgatacaccaatttagtgatctccacttgcatagtgcttagtgtttcatcaggtgattagcgtaggtgctttgcgaagtgcttaggttgattagaccaccgcttatgcgcttgctctaggtgtatgcctagtgtttagtgaggtttgcatacctcttgtcaccccgtgcttgcgagcacaagagttgtacatctgaggggcttgaagtcttgcgagatcgcaccaaccgcgtttgtagtgtggccgccaccgtgtactgaagggaacaaggcccgcggcgtttcagccgaaagcttgatagtgaagacgacggggagcatccgggagaggcttgccggaaggcacgtcggagacccacttgcgcgtggggaaggcccgaggctatccacggagttatccgaccgggagcttggcccttgcgagggattccttgcgatgggctccaacgaggaccaggggaagcttgcgcgcttctcgatacctcgataaaaataccggagtcatcgacgggagtttgcatatctctacctcgctctttagcttccgcatttacattgattacttcactacgtttgcggtagagatagcaacacactagctaaaccatagttgcacatttagatagtttatcttttgcataggttttgctagggttagaaaaagaggccatagtttagagttagaatttttaagttgcctaattcaccccccctcttaggcgtcacggtcccttcaatgaccacggcatcatgccacatCAGCACGAGAAGCCAACGTGGAGAGGTATAGACCTAGATGATACggcgtacaaagtttatggaTCCAAAAAGCCACTTTGGAAGTTAATGAACCTAACCGAAACTTTCTCACAAGTTAATAGACCTCTGATGCATTTAactcgcatatatatatatatatatatatatatatatatatatatatatatatatatatatatatatatatatatatatgcgttcATCCTATGGTTAGACTCATAGAATCAATGCGTACCGTAGGATGACCGTTGACCGGACCTTAATCAATCCGCACGCCAACAGGGCCGGCGCCCACGAGGACCAGAGGCTGACTGCTAA
Proteins encoded in this region:
- the LOC136505697 gene encoding cysteine-rich receptor-like protein kinase 26, which gives rise to MEPEDLTFQLLQEITDDFSEERRIGAGSYGDVYKGVTKNGEDVAVKMLEENLQLDDQQFANEFRNLKMLKHQNIVQILGYCYETRKTPTKHNGKTVLAEKTDRGLCFEYLHNGSLENHLCDEFHGFDWHTRYKIIKGTCEGLKHIHEEPAEPLYHLDLKPENILLDKNMVPDHTKSCRNTCSGYQPPEYIERGEISKRFDIYSLGVMMIKIVAGPEGYSNCAYMQNDGFIDLVDAAHTHACACMGGVLFYAPSC